The stretch of DNA GCCTGCTGGATGGTGTCACCGAGGAAGCCGAACATGTGCAGGCCCACTTTGAGCTTTTCAGGGGCGTGGCCAGCGCGTTCGCCTGCTTCGCGGTAGAGGTCGATGAGCGGACGGAAGCGGTGATGCTGACCGCCGATGATGGCGACCATCAGCGGCAAACCGAGATAACCGGCGCGGGCGAAGGATTGCGGTGTGCCTCCGACGCCGAGCCAGATGGGCATCTGTTCCTGATATGGGCGCGGGTAGATGCCCTGGCCGTTGAGCGCGGGGCGGTGCTTGCCGGACCAGTGAACTTCCTGGCTGTCGCGAATCTTGAGGAGCAGGTCGAGCTTTTCGATGAAGAGGTCGTCGTAGTCCTGGAGCTTGAGGCCGAAGAGCGGATAGGCTTCGGTAAACGATCCGCGGCCTACGACGATTTCGGCGCGGCCCTGGGAGATGAGGTCGATGGTGGCGAATTCCTGAAAGATGCGGACGGGATCGGCGGCGCTGAGGACGGTGACGGCGGAGGCGAGGCGGATGTTTTTTGTGCGCGAGGCGGCGGCGGCGAGGATGATGGTCGGCGCGGAGTCGAGGAATTCGCTGCGGTGGTGTTCGCCGACGCCGAAGGAGTCGAGGCCGACCTGATCGGCCAGCTCGATCTCTTCGATCAGGTTGCGGAGGCGTTCGCTGGGCGCGATGGTGTTGCCGGTCTCCGGGTCTCTGATGGCGGCGGCGAAACTGTCGATTCCGATCTGCATGGGGCGATTCCTTCCGGGGAATAGTTGTTTGAACAGGTATTTGGATGCCGCGAAAAGCGCTTCCGATTCAGAGGCTCAATCCGTGCAACTCGCATTTGGTGCTGCCGGTGGATTGCTTGACTAACTTGCTGTGATGCCGCCGCCGGGAGGAGAGATTCTGCGGGGATGTTCTTCGTGAAGCTCGTGGTGCAGTTCGTCGACCTTCGATCTGGCTTTGTCGAGGGCTCTCTGGCCCGCTGGCGTGATCCGGTAGACTCTCCGCCTTCGGCCTCCAACGATCTTGCTGGCAGAGGCCAGGAGCCCATTGCGTTCCAATCCGTGCAGGAGTGGGTATAGAGTGCCGGGTCCGATGCGGTAGCCGTGATGTGTGAGCTCCTCCATCATTGCCAGGCCAAAGATCGGCTCGTGCGAGGCATGCAAAAGCACATGGATACGGATGAGGCCGAAGAAGAGCTCTTGCTGGTGATTCAACACAAGATCAATATACTGCGAATCGCTTGAAACCTTATTGCTTGTTATCGAACTTCGATATATGCTCATTTCCGTTAGTCATCGGCAAAGAAGAGGTCAATTGCGATCCCTGTGAAAGGGCAAGGTCATCGATGACGTCTTATGGAAAATCTTTAGAGATTACGCTGTTCCTCTTCTTTTTGCTTGTCGCTCCAAGGGTTTTGGCGCAGGCGGGACCACCTTTTCAGACCGATGATCCAACGCCGGTCGATCCTGGGCATTATGAGTTTTATGTCTTCGGAACAATCGATGGAACGCCGGCGGAACTTGATCCGGTGGGACCGGCTTTCGAGTTTAACTGGGGAGCAGTCCCAAATATACAAGTGCATGTGATTTTTCCATTTGGCGCCGTACTGCCCTCGAATAATCCGGCCTATCGACCGGGTGGAACCGGGCCGAGCGCATTTGGAGTTACAGATACGGAGCTGGGCGTTAAGTACGGATTTATCAAGCAAACGAAACACAGGCCGCAGATCGGTTCGTTTACGATGTTTGAGCTACCGACCGGGAGTTATACGAAAGGACTTGGCGTGGGAAGGGCGTGGTACAAGCTGCCTATCTGGGCAGAAAAGGAGTTTGGGCCATGGAGCCTTGTGGGTGGTGCTGGATATGCGGTCGTTCCGCAGAAACAATATCGTAACTACTTCTATGGCGGATACCTGGTAAAGCGGACGGTCAGCGAAAGGCTGGAGCTTTCGGCTGAGGTCTTTTCTCATGCAAGGGAGGGATTTGCTGCCGCACAGACCGAGGCCTCTACTCTGCTGGACGCGGGCGGCTATTACCACTTCAAGACTCCCGGCCTGCAATTGCTTTTTGCTTATGGGCATTCGATTGCCGGGCAGACGGAGAACTACGGTTACCTTGGACTTTACAAAACGTGGGGAAAAGACAAAGACGCGGATCAGAAGGCTCCTGCGGATGCGAATTTTGCAGGGCATTGGCAGACGAGCGGATTGCCGTGAAAGAAGAATAGTTATTCGAGGTTACTCGTTTTGAAAGGAAGTTATTGATGGAGATCACGGAGCGCAGCCTCTGGACGCTGACGCATGGCATGGGATTTGGAACGCTTTATCTGCTGGCGTCTTCGGGGGCGCTGGTGGAACTGTATCGTCGATACTCGCCGAATGAGTCTGGGCCAGTCAGCGAAACGGATGAGCAGTTTCTGAAGATATATCTGGTCGTAATGGCTGTGCTGGCGTGGCTTGCGGTGTTGAGCGGTGCGTATGTGATTTATCCCTGGTATCGCGCCGCGGCTCCGGCTGGAACGGCGAATCTGGCGGGGTTCCCACAGAGATTGCTGCTTTCGAATCCTGCAACGAGTGAGTGGCATTCGATTGGTATGGAGTGGAAGGAGCATGTCGCGTGGCTGACGCCGATCTCGATTACGATGGCGGCCTCGGTTGTTGTGAGGTATGGGCGCGACCTCAGGAATCATCGTCAACTGCGCGACGCGGTGCTGTGTTTCACTGTGGTGGCTTTTGTCGCGGCGGGCATTGCCGGATTTTTTGGCGCGATGCTTAACAAGAACGCTCCGGTTGAGGGCGGCGGGACGATTCGTGCTTTGCATGGAGAAACTCTTTGAAGACGCAGGCTAACGTCTATTCTTTCACGGGAGCGGCGGTTACAAATGGCTCCGGTGCGGCGGCGATTCTGGCTGCGGGCATCGGTTCATTCTTCCTTGGTGTGTTGTCGATTGCAGCGGATAAGTCTGTCTTCCTTAAAGATATGTTTCGCTTCTACGGACCCACCGGGCCTCTCTCCGGCGTTACAACCACAGCGATTCTGATCTGGCTGGTTGTCTGGGGGATTCTGGAGTGGCGATGGCGGAGGAGAACGGTCGCAGCGGCTCGCGTCTGCGCGGCTGCGCTCGTTTTGCTGGGATTGAGCCTGCTGCTGACTTTTCCGCCTGTCGGCGATCTTTTCTGAACTGACCTTTAATCGAAGACGACGGTTTTGTTGCCGTAGCAGAGGATGCGGTGTTCGAGGTGCCAGCGGACGGCGCGGGAGAGGACGATGCGTTCGAGGTCGCGGCCGCGGGCGATTAGGTCTTCGACCTGATCGCGGTGAGAGATGCGGGCTACTTCCTGTTCGATGATGGGGCCGTCGTCGAGTTCCGTGGTGACATAGTGGCTGGTTGCTCCGATGAGCTTGACGCCGCGTGCGTGGGCGGCGTGATACGGGCGCGCGCCGATGAAGGCGGGTAGAAAAGAGTGATGCACGTTGATGATGGCTGCCGGGTAGCGGGCGACGAAGGTTTCGGTGAGGATCTGCATGTAGCGGGCTAGAACTACCAGCTCGACTTTGAGGGATTCGAGGAGTTCGAGCTGCTTTGCTTCGGCTTCGGCGCGGGTGGCGGGAGTGACGGGGATGTATTCGAAGCGGATGCCGTGGAAGGCGGCTAGCTTTTCCACTTCGCGATGGTTGGAGATGATGACGACGATTTCGCAGGGGAGTTCGCCGGAGCTGGAGCGGTGGAGCAGATCGGCGATGCAATGCAGATATTGCGAGCAAAAGATGGCGACGCGGGTGCGCTGGTGGGCGCGATACAACTGCCAGCGCATGTGCAGTTCTTCGGCGAGAATGGCGAAGTCTCGAGCGAAGGTGGAGATGACGCTTTTTGCGCGCGTGTCGGATAATCCGGTGGGGCTGGTGGAGTTCGGGAGGCTTGCCTGTGCCCACTCGACGCGCATGAAGAACTGGCCCAGTTCGTGGTCCTGATGCTGCTCGGCATGGAGGATGTTTGCGCCCTGGCTGTAGAGCAGGACGACGACGCGTGCGACCAGGCCTTTCTGGTCGGGGCAATCGATGAGCAGGACTGCGCGTTCTGTGTCGGGAACGCGAGGTTTGATGGTGCCAGTTTGCTGATTCTGAGGCATTGGTATCAGCTTAACCGACTTAACCGGCTTAACTGGCTTAACTCGCTTAACTGGCGCGTCAGGCGTGGCTGTGCGGCAAAGTTCTGGACGAGGCTGCGTTCGAGGCGGCTATTCGCAGCGGAGCGCTACTACTGGATCGACACGCATGGCGGCGCGGGCTGGGACGAGTGTTGCGGCTAGCGCTACCAGGACCAGCAGCAAGGCAACAGCGGCGAAGGTCAAGGGATCGTGCGGGCCGATGTTGAATAACAGACTTTTGAGGAGCTGTGTAACTCCGATGGCAGATGCGAGTCCGAGTGCGCCGCCGAGCAGGATTAGGCGCAGACCTTCGGTGGCGATGAGGCGCAGGATATCGGCTCGATCTGCGCCCAGAGCCATGCGGACGCCGATTTCCTGGGTGCGGCGCTGGGCGATGTAGGCGGTGAGACCGTAGAGTCCGATGACGGCCATGGCGAGGCCGGTGAAGGCGAAGAAACCTAGCAAGGCGGCTTCAAAGCGCGGGGCGTCGGCGAGCTTGTTGACGCGCTGGTCGAGGGTTTCGATTTCGACGGGTAGGATGGGGTCGATGTGGGCGATCTCGGATCGGACCCACGGAGTGAGCACTTGAGGTGTGAGCGAGGTTTCCAGGATCAGCGTTGAGGACTGCGCTGAGGACTGGGTCCAGTCTTCGGGGAGATTGCGGCGAAGGCGGTAGTATTCCGGTTCGTCGCTGCCGGTGAGGCCGGCGTTTTTGACGTTGGCCGCGACACCGACGACGGTGTAGTAAGGGTCGTTGGGACTGGGGCGAATCTGCCGGCCAATCGGATTCTGGCCGGGAAACAGACGGTCGGCCAGAAGCTTGCTGAGTATCAGCAGGTGTTGCGTAGAAGTTCTCTCTTCTTCGGTGAAGTTCTGGCCTTGTTCGATGGGGATTTCCAGAGCGCGGAAGTATTCGGGCGTGACCCAGCGCCAGGCGACCATGCCGCCGGTGCCGCTCTTCTCGCGGGATGAGCCGGAGACGGCCATGACGTTGAGGACGGATTCGCGATGCCAGCCGGAGGGCGGGAGGGAATCGCTGACAGCGACCACTGTTATGCCGGGCAGGCGGCGCAGTGCGGATTCAGCCTGCAGGAAGAATTGCATCTGCTTCTGGTTGGTGTCGTACTTCTGCCGCCCAAGGGAGATGCTGGCGGTGAGCACGGAGCGGGTGCGGATTCCGAGGCTCTGGTTTTGCAGATTCCAGAAGCTGCGTACGAGAAGGGTGGAGGATGCGAGAAGAACGATGCTCACAGCGATCTGCGCTACCACCATGACCCGGCGCAGCCAGGAATGAGAGGTTGACCCGGTGGAGCGCGTGACCATGGCAAGGTCACGCGGCTTCTGGACAGATGCAAGCATGCCAAAGACTCCACCGCATAGACAGGCCAGCAGCATGGTGAAGGCTGCGACGCGAAGGTCGAGTTGAGCTTTGTCGAGAAATGGTATCGCGGCCGGAGCCATCGCGACAAAGAGATGCAGCAACAGTTCCGCGAGCGCCCAACCGGCGGCTGCCGCTGTGAGCGAGAGCAGCATGGATTCGGTGAGGGTTTGGCGAAGGAGGCGGCCACGGCTTGCGCCGAGTGCCGAACGCACGGCGAGTTCGCGTTCGCGGGCAGCACCGCGCGCCATCATCAGGCTGGCCACGTTGGCGCAGGCGATGAGCAGGACGGCAAGCACTGCTCCGAGCAGTACCCATGCGGTGAGATACGCGTCCTGCATCTGGCGGTCGCGCAGGGAGCGGACACGGAGATGGACTTCCTTACGAAAGGCAGGCGGGGCGAGGCTGAGCGAATACTGGAAGACAGGATCGAGCGCGGCGCTGGCCTGCGCGGCGCTGACGCCGGGCTTGAGGCGAGCGAAGGCGTACATGACGCTGTCGGGAGCTTCCCTGCGCTCCCCTGCCTCGTCCAGGGCCTGGGGAACAACGATGTCCGCGGGCTCCATGGTTGGCATTTCAAATTCTTTGGGGAGGACGCCTACGACGCGGGTTTGCACGCCATCGATTTCGATGAGCCGATTGAGAATCTTTGGGTCGGAGCCGTAATGCGATTGCCAGAGTGCGTAGGAGATCAGAGCGGTCTTTGGTCCGTGAGGGCGGTCTTCTTCGGGGAGGAAGTTGCGCCCGAGCAAGGGCGATATGCCGAGAGTAGGCAGGAAGCTGGCTTCGACGCTGGCGCAGCTCAGCCTGGCTGGATTGCGCTCGGTGAGGTCGCAGGCCGAAACGCCGGTCTCTGAGGTGAAGGCTTCAAATGGCTTTTGATTGTCGCGCCAGACGTAGTAGGAACCGCCCAGCATGAACTCCACGGGAATAATGGGAGCGGTGAGGCCAACGGAGACGAGGCGGTCGCCATGGGCGTAGGGCAAGGCTCGAAAGAGAATGCGGTCGACGACGCTGAAGACGGCGGTGGTGGTTCCGATGCCCAGGGCTAGCGTGGCGATGACTGTGATCGTAAAGCCAAGGTTGCGGCGGAAGCCGCGCAGAGCGTAGCGCGTGTCCTGAAGGAGCGTTTCGACGAAGTAGCTGGGGCGCTGACGCCAGGTTTCTTCCCTGGCCTGCTCTACGCCGCCGAAGTCGATGAGCGCTCGGCGGCGGGCTTCCTCGGTGGAAACGCCGGAGCTGGCCTGAATCGACTGTGCCGACATCTCGATATGGAATTGAAGCTCCGCGTCGAGTTGGGCTTTCCGGCCGCGGCCCAGGAAAGCGCGGATGCCCTGAATGAACCGGTTGAAACCAGATCTGATGCCGCTGCCGACCATGATCCACCTCCGTTATCGAATTGCCTCTATTTACTCTCTGGGCAGATTACTCGCTGCGCAACGCCACTGCGGGGTCGACTTGCATGGCTGTTCGCGCTGGAATGAGCGTGGCCAATAACGCCACCGATCCGAGCAGAAAGGCTACGCCCGCAAAGGTCGCCGGATCTCGCGGCCCGACGCTGAAAAGCAGGCTGCGCAGGAACTGCGTAAGAAGCAATGCGGCACACAGGCCGATTGCGCCGCCGAGGAGAATCAGGCGGAAGCCTTCCCGGGCGATTAGACGCAGAATGTCGGAACGGCCGGCTCCCAGGGCCATGCGCACGCCGATCTCCTGTGTGCGCTGAGTGGCCAGGTAGGAGATGACTCCGTAGAGGCCGATCACTGCCATGACAAGGCCAGTGAGAGCGAAGAATCCCAGAAGCGCAGTCTCGAAACGAGGGCGGCCGGCGAGCTTGCCGACATGGCTGTTGAGCGTCTCAATGGTGAAAGGGACGGTGGAGTCGACTTGCGCAATCTGGGAACGGATCCAAGCGGCAG from Acidicapsa acidisoli encodes:
- a CDS encoding LLM class flavin-dependent oxidoreductase, producing the protein MQIGIDSFAAAIRDPETGNTIAPSERLRNLIEEIELADQVGLDSFGVGEHHRSEFLDSAPTIILAAAASRTKNIRLASAVTVLSAADPVRIFQEFATIDLISQGRAEIVVGRGSFTEAYPLFGLKLQDYDDLFIEKLDLLLKIRDSQEVHWSGKHRPALNGQGIYPRPYQEQMPIWLGVGGTPQSFARAGYLGLPLMVAIIGGQHHRFRPLIDLYREAGERAGHAPEKLKVGLHMFGFLGDTIQQAADDFYPGYATMMTEIGKERGWPPTTRAQYDFTRSPTGAFLIGDAETVVEKVLYTNEVLGGIARLDFQMTAATLPHAKMQHAIEILGTKVAPAVRKALNA
- a CDS encoding PadR family transcriptional regulator; its protein translation is MSIYRSSITSNKVSSDSQYIDLVLNHQQELFFGLIRIHVLLHASHEPIFGLAMMEELTHHGYRIGPGTLYPLLHGLERNGLLASASKIVGGRRRRVYRITPAGQRALDKARSKVDELHHELHEEHPRRISPPGGGITAS
- a CDS encoding transporter translates to MTSYGKSLEITLFLFFLLVAPRVLAQAGPPFQTDDPTPVDPGHYEFYVFGTIDGTPAELDPVGPAFEFNWGAVPNIQVHVIFPFGAVLPSNNPAYRPGGTGPSAFGVTDTELGVKYGFIKQTKHRPQIGSFTMFELPTGSYTKGLGVGRAWYKLPIWAEKEFGPWSLVGGAGYAVVPQKQYRNYFYGGYLVKRTVSERLELSAEVFSHAREGFAAAQTEASTLLDAGGYYHFKTPGLQLLFAYGHSIAGQTENYGYLGLYKTWGKDKDADQKAPADANFAGHWQTSGLP
- the purU gene encoding formyltetrahydrofolate deformylase, producing MPQNQQTGTIKPRVPDTERAVLLIDCPDQKGLVARVVVLLYSQGANILHAEQHQDHELGQFFMRVEWAQASLPNSTSPTGLSDTRAKSVISTFARDFAILAEELHMRWQLYRAHQRTRVAIFCSQYLHCIADLLHRSSSGELPCEIVVIISNHREVEKLAAFHGIRFEYIPVTPATRAEAEAKQLELLESLKVELVVLARYMQILTETFVARYPAAIINVHHSFLPAFIGARPYHAAHARGVKLIGATSHYVTTELDDGPIIEQEVARISHRDQVEDLIARGRDLERIVLSRAVRWHLEHRILCYGNKTVVFD
- a CDS encoding ABC transporter permease; the protein is MVGSGIRSGFNRFIQGIRAFLGRGRKAQLDAELQFHIEMSAQSIQASSGVSTEEARRRALIDFGGVEQAREETWRQRPSYFVETLLQDTRYALRGFRRNLGFTITVIATLALGIGTTTAVFSVVDRILFRALPYAHGDRLVSVGLTAPIIPVEFMLGGSYYVWRDNQKPFEAFTSETGVSACDLTERNPARLSCASVEASFLPTLGISPLLGRNFLPEEDRPHGPKTALISYALWQSHYGSDPKILNRLIEIDGVQTRVVGVLPKEFEMPTMEPADIVVPQALDEAGERREAPDSVMYAFARLKPGVSAAQASAALDPVFQYSLSLAPPAFRKEVHLRVRSLRDRQMQDAYLTAWVLLGAVLAVLLIACANVASLMMARGAARERELAVRSALGASRGRLLRQTLTESMLLSLTAAAAGWALAELLLHLFVAMAPAAIPFLDKAQLDLRVAAFTMLLACLCGGVFGMLASVQKPRDLAMVTRSTGSTSHSWLRRVMVVAQIAVSIVLLASSTLLVRSFWNLQNQSLGIRTRSVLTASISLGRQKYDTNQKQMQFFLQAESALRRLPGITVVAVSDSLPPSGWHRESVLNVMAVSGSSREKSGTGGMVAWRWVTPEYFRALEIPIEQGQNFTEEERTSTQHLLILSKLLADRLFPGQNPIGRQIRPSPNDPYYTVVGVAANVKNAGLTGSDEPEYYRLRRNLPEDWTQSSAQSSTLILETSLTPQVLTPWVRSEIAHIDPILPVEIETLDQRVNKLADAPRFEAALLGFFAFTGLAMAVIGLYGLTAYIAQRRTQEIGVRMALGADRADILRLIATEGLRLILLGGALGLASAIGVTQLLKSLLFNIGPHDPLTFAAVALLLVLVALAATLVPARAAMRVDPVVALRCE